The DNA window GCGCCCTTTTTTGTTTTCGTCGAAATATTCATCATCCATAGCTATGTGCTTAATACGGCCACATACTATGCAACACTTACTACCTTCATAAAGAGGCTTAATCCATTCCAAAGTGCACTCTAGATTTAAAAAGCATTCCTTAATTCTAGGTGCATTGATTGAAACTGCTTCTTCAGCTGTTAATCCACTTTCTACTATCTCATCAACCTCATATTTATTATTTTCAATTGTGCTATAACATTTTTCCCAGATTTCTTTACTTGGAAAGTTAATGCAAAACTCTTTATTTTTAGTTATATCTTTAATCGTATGTCCATATTCTATAGGAACACCACCCATTATACAAAAATGACCTCCCTCTTCTCCTGAAAAAGAAGACCATGAATGTAAGCATGCATTAGGTAAACCATTTTCTTTGTAAGTAGTAATCAAGAATATAGGCATAGGTATACCTACAAGATACTCTGCCCAGTTAAAAACCTCATACTGTCCCTCCCAAGTAGTAGCAAATGCTTCTGGCTTTTTGTTCTCAAACTCATGTTTCATTATATTTTCCCCCTCTCTTAATAGACTAAAATCCAATAAATGATCTTATTTTCTTTGCCCCAGCACGTGGAGTAATATCTTTAATTCTCGCAATTATTTCTTCTATTGCATCCTCTGGTTTTATACCAATAGACTCCTCTATTAGCTCATTTCCTGCCCATGCTTCTACAGTGGAATATACAGTAGAGGACCAACCATAAGCCTCTCCTTTAGAGTTCATTTTTCGTTTCGTCCCATTTACTGTTAAAAACATCCACATCTGTAACTCAGACATGGCAGATTCATATTTCGAGTCTAGCTCCTTTGTAAAACCACCTAATGATCTAATTTCATGTGTAGCCAAGCTTTCATGTTCCTCAAACAGGCTATATATTTGCTTAGCATGATTACTTAGCAAACCATCTGAATACAGCTCTAAAAAGCTTCTTCCTTTTCTTCTAGCTGCGAGAAACTTAGGATACCATTCTAGAGAGATAAATCCTGGTTTCTTACCAAATAGCTTTGCATATGCTGCTTTATGATCTCTTTCAATATTGATTCGCCACTGCCAGGGATCTGATGGTAAATCAGTATGCCACTGCTCTGGCCTTGTTAAATCTGAAAGGTTTATAAAGTCAATGCAATTATTTGACAAGGGCATAAATCCTAAATCTTCGACTATTGAAACAAAATCACTATATTCAGTAATTTTTGTGTCCGTGTAATTATTAGACATGATACTTATCTCCTTTCCTTCATTCCGAAAAATTATTAGAAAAACAATTTTCAATATGAACTAATAATTGTGCTTTATTGGCATCAGCATAACATAATGAACATGTCAACTGTGTGTCATGTTCATTTATACATATCTAAAATATTTTTTGCATTAGCCTTTAATTCGTCAACTATGGATTTCGGTGATAACACATATGCTTTATCGCCAAAGCTTCGAATAAAATCCATTGCATATTGATGGTTGTTATAGAATAAAGAAAATTTAATCTGATTATCTTCCGTGATTTCATAAGAATAGACACCATAATGATCAACAATTTGATATTCAAGAGAACGGTCAATAAGCATTGTTATTACTTTTTTATCATCTTGAAAATAATTATCCAAGTTAAGACTTTCTGTCGGAATATTTCTAGGAATAAAATTCATATCAGTAATTTTAAGATTGTTCATTCTATTCAGTTTAAAAAGCCTAAAGTCCTCTCTTAATTCACAGTATCCAAAGACGTACCATGCAGACCACTTAAAGGTAATAAAGCAAGGTTCTATATGCCTACTGGAAGTTCCTTTTGTAGAAAAATAATCAAAAACAACCTCACGGCTATTATTTATTGCTTCTCTTAAAAGATTTATTTTCTGAGAAAGACTTGTTTTGTAAAAAGAAGTTAAATCGATAAAAATATTATTGCTAATGGAAATAACGTCTTCATGCTTTAGAGATAATTTATCTAGTAAAAGATTAATCTTTGAATCATTTGATATGCTTTCAATGCTTTTTAAGCCGATTATTATATTGCCTAGCTCATCACTGGTTAATATGTTCTTATCCAGCTTATAACCCTCAGCAATACTGATTCCTCCACCGCCGCCTTGATATGTGATTATTGGTATACCTGCATTACATATGCTTTCAATATCCCTATGAATGGTACGAATGGATACCTCAAATTTTTCGGCTAAAATCTTTGCTGTTGTTCTTTCGTTATTTAAGAGTACTGTTATTATTCCAAGAAGTCTGTCTATTTTCATATGATACATCATCCTTATCTATATACGTTTATATTTTTTAAGATATAATTTTTGCACACATTGAGCGCCATGGCAAAAATTATACCTCTTATAATGTAATTAGCTTATCTACCTGCTTCTACAGTTATTAAAGCAAAAGCATAAGTCGATATGCTTAATAATATTCTTTATCTATGTTTGAAAGTTCGATTATTATTTATAAGAATACATGCAGTACTCTCATCGATAACAGTCCTATAAATATCCTTAATTCTACATTTACTCCCTAATTCCTTCCATTGATATTCATCGATTCCAAATCAATCTCATGTAAACAAATATTATTTTAGAAAAAATAAAGGCTTACACTCCCTGAGGTAAGCCATACTAAATCTCTATATGATTCATATAAAAGTATCTTCTTAATAAATATCAAGAGTTGCTTTGTTTTTAGCCAATCCTTCCATAATCTTTAGTGTTATATAGGCAATAATACAGTATGACACTCCAATTACTAACTCTTTAAATATATACATGCCTACAGCTTCATAGGATACTATGGCAGGGCTAATAAGTAGTCTTGATGCCTTCAATGCATTAGTTAGTGGCAGTATATGACTTATCCTTTCGAGGAAAAACGGAAGCTTTTCTGTAGGGAAATTAACACCGCTCAGACTCATTAGTAGCATAGAAGACAAATTTAGTAATAAATTTATATCCCTTGTTACAAGCCCTATACTACCAATAAATAATCCCATGGAGCATGCCGTAAATATAGCAGCAATTAATGATATTAAAAAATAAGGTATAGTATGTAAAGGTATCCTTAAATTCAAGAAAACAATTCCTGTCAGCAAGCCT is part of the Proteiniborus sp. MB09-C3 genome and encodes:
- a CDS encoding flavin reductase — protein: MKHEFENKKPEAFATTWEGQYEVFNWAEYLVGIPMPIFLITTYKENGLPNACLHSWSSFSGEEGGHFCIMGGVPIEYGHTIKDITKNKEFCINFPSKEIWEKCYSTIENNKYEVDEIVESGLTAEEAVSINAPRIKECFLNLECTLEWIKPLYEGSKCCIVCGRIKHIAMDDEYFDENKKGRFGESGFVMNIHSPKNPLTGESLDDKLGFVEYK
- a CDS encoding YafY family protein; protein product: MKIDRLLGIITVLLNNERTTAKILAEKFEVSIRTIHRDIESICNAGIPIITYQGGGGGISIAEGYKLDKNILTSDELGNIIIGLKSIESISNDSKINLLLDKLSLKHEDVISISNNIFIDLTSFYKTSLSQKINLLREAINNSREVVFDYFSTKGTSSRHIEPCFITFKWSAWYVFGYCELREDFRLFKLNRMNNLKITDMNFIPRNIPTESLNLDNYFQDDKKVITMLIDRSLEYQIVDHYGVYSYEITEDNQIKFSLFYNNHQYAMDFIRSFGDKAYVLSPKSIVDELKANAKNILDMYK
- a CDS encoding ABC transporter permease is translated as MDSLKRSYRNGLYSFKGLYGFLKPEIYVLVKVINPIFQVLFFSLVAKHAYGNIDITPFVIGNAFVLCMYNAFFGVGVNLISERSVGTLKILIASPANKFKLFVSKSTFHILDGMITVFIGLLTGIVFLNLRIPLHTIPYFLISLIAAIFTACSMGLFIGSIGLVTRDINLLLNLSSMLLMSLSGVNFPTEKLPFFLERISHILPLTNALKASRLLISPAIVSYEAVGMYIFKELVIGVSYCIIAYITLKIMEGLAKNKATLDIY